One region of Flavobacterium sp. GSB-24 genomic DNA includes:
- a CDS encoding YceI family protein yields MKTTWTLDSTQSDVLIKMRHSIIAYLGGTTNKFGGYVSLEDNEIEDASVEFSLDINNKTESFQQIDTNLQLQDFFDVDEHPIISFKSTSFQKVNNNINFFKGDLTIKDVTRVVELDAEFIGVNTYNGEKKVAFEIKGEIKRQDFGLDYNSFHHNGGLALGKDIKLIANLEFSI; encoded by the coding sequence ATGAAAACAACATGGACTTTAGATTCTACTCAATCAGATGTTTTAATTAAAATGAGACATTCGATAATTGCCTATTTAGGAGGAACTACGAACAAATTTGGCGGTTATGTGAGCTTAGAAGACAATGAAATTGAAGATGCATCGGTTGAATTTTCACTTGATATTAATAATAAAACTGAAAGCTTTCAGCAAATTGACACCAATTTACAGCTTCAGGATTTTTTTGATGTAGATGAGCATCCAATCATTAGTTTCAAATCGACTTCATTCCAAAAAGTAAATAACAATATCAATTTCTTTAAGGGAGATTTAACGATAAAAGATGTTACGAGAGTTGTAGAACTTGATGCAGAATTTATAGGAGTGAATACTTATAATGGAGAAAAAAAAGTAGCCTTTGAAATTAAAGGTGAAATTAAGCGTCAGGACTTTGGCTTAGATTATAACTCTTTTCATCATAATGGGGGCTTAGCTCTTGGAAAAGACATTAAGCTAATAGCTAATCTTGAATTTAGCATATAA
- a CDS encoding TetR/AcrR family transcriptional regulator, which yields MKEKIIAKASELFLKLGFKSVTMDDIAGEMCISKKTIYKYFCNKEVLIEESTSMVHRQVHEIMDTIVAKNYNAIHENFEIREMFRDMFKNNTDTSPIYQLKKHYPEIYQNILSHEIEQCTQCFRDNIEKGIREELYRPDLNVEIYVRFYYTLIFHINENTVSESEAQRIELEALEYHTRAMATEKGVQELEKQLKKIIN from the coding sequence ATGAAAGAGAAAATCATAGCAAAAGCCAGTGAGCTTTTTTTAAAGCTCGGCTTTAAAAGTGTTACAATGGATGATATTGCAGGAGAAATGTGTATTTCGAAGAAAACGATTTACAAATATTTCTGTAATAAAGAGGTTTTGATTGAAGAGAGCACTTCAATGGTACACAGACAGGTTCATGAAATTATGGATACCATTGTTGCTAAAAATTATAATGCGATTCACGAGAATTTTGAAATTAGAGAAATGTTTCGTGATATGTTTAAAAACAATACGGATACTTCGCCTATCTATCAGTTAAAAAAACATTATCCAGAGATTTATCAAAATATTTTATCTCACGAAATTGAGCAATGCACACAATGTTTTAGAGATAATATTGAAAAGGGAATACGAGAAGAGCTTTACAGACCAGATTTAAATGTAGAAATCTATGTGAGATTTTATTACACGTTAATCTTTCATATTAATGAAAATACAGTTTCTGAAAGTGAAGCACAAAGAATAGAGTTAGAGGCATTAGAATATCACACTCGTGCAATGGCAACAGAAAAAGGAGTGCAAGAATTAGAAAAACAGCTTAAAAAAATTATCAATTAA